The proteins below are encoded in one region of Chroicocephalus ridibundus chromosome 9, bChrRid1.1, whole genome shotgun sequence:
- the PYGO1 gene encoding pygopus homolog 1 has protein sequence MSAEQEKDPIALKRSRGGDSGLDGLGGPGVQLGSPDKKKRKANTQGSSFPPPSEYAPPPNPSSDHLVAANPFDDNYNTVSYKPLPSGNPYFSNPGYPGFGGYNTFRMPPHMLPRVSSPYGGSYSLRNQPHPLPQNPVGMGFSRPHSFSFGPHDNPGFGNQPPYGSGQINQNVNMPGQHFRPNPGENFGHSGQIPHPDVPSNFGPGNNPNFPNSQLESNHSFVPPPNAYNQTKSSAQKQDFSQGASKASSQNTAAHQHHHRTEDIVSQGNSDLKNVTRNNVVNQDNSHSNSADNTNSGHSNGTQSKSRQPRGTAEGCNSEKSSKTALHPSRHGHSSSEPVYPCGICTHEVNDDQDAILCEASCQKWFHRICTGMTESAYGLLTAEASAVWGCDTCMADKDVQLMRTRETAGPPPLNTDG, from the exons ATGTCAGCGGAACAGGAGAAGGACCCCATCGCGCTGAAGAGATCCCGAG GTGGTGACAGTGGATTGGATGGGTTAGGAGGACCAGGAGTACAACTTGGAAGCCCCGATAAGAAAAAGCGCAAAGCAAACACACAG ggatCATCATTTCCTCCTCCATCTGAATATGCTCCACCGCCGAATCCAAGCTCTGACCACCTTGTAGCTGCAAATCCATTTGATGACAACTATAATACTGTGTCTTATAAACCACTTCCTTCAGGAAATCCATATTTTAGTAATCCTGGTTATCCTGGCTTTGGAGGCTATAACACTTTCAGAATGCCACCTCACATGCTGCCCAGAGTGTCCTCGCCATATGGTGGTTCTTACTCCCTCAGAAACCAACCACATCCCCTTCCTCAAAACCCTGTGGGAATGGGTTTTAGCCGACCCCACTCTTTCAGCTTCGGGCCACATGATAACCCAGGTTTTGGGAATCAGCCACCTTACGGTAGTGGTCAGATAAATCAAAATGTCAATATGCCCGGTCAGCATTTCAGACCAAATCCTGGTGAGAACTTTGGCCATTCTGGTCAGATACCTCACCCTGATGTGCCATCTAACTTTGGTCCTGGAAACAATCCAAATTTCCCAAATTCTCAGCTAGAGTCAAACCATTCTTTTGTTCCTCCACCAAATGCATACAACCAGACAAAATCATCAGCACAAAAGCAAGACTTTAGTCAAGGTGCAAGCAAAGCATCCAGCCAGAACACTGCTGCTCATCAGCATCATCACAGGACAGAGGACATTGTGAGTCAAGGTAACAGTGACCTAAAAAATGTTACCCGAAACAATGTGGTAAATCAGGATAATAGCCATTCTAATAGTGCTGATAACACTAATTCTGGCCATTCAAATGGGACTCAGAGTAAGTCCCGCCAGCCTCGAGGTACTGCTGAAGGATGCAACTctgaaaagagcagcaaaacagCCCTTCATCCCAGTCGTCATGGTCACTCGTCCTCTGAACCCGTCTATCCGTGTGGAATTTGTACACATGAAGTTAACGATGACCAGGATGCCATCCTGTGTGAAGCCTCTTGTCAAAAATGGTTTCATCGGATCTGTACAGGCATGACTGAGTCAGCTTATGGCCTTCTTACAGCAGAGGCATCGGCGGTATGGGGCTGTGATACTTGCATGGCTGACAAAGATGTCCAGTTAATGCGTACAAGAGAGACTGCAGGACCACCTCCATTGAATACGGACGGCTAA